In Vespula vulgaris chromosome 10, iyVesVulg1.1, whole genome shotgun sequence, the following are encoded in one genomic region:
- the LOC127067020 gene encoding actin-related protein 2/3 complex subunit 4 — MSGTLKPYLMAVRRTLTAAMCLENFSSQIVEKHNKPEVEVRASKELLLTPILISRNDKEKVLIESSINSMRISIAVKQADDLEKILCHNFTRFMTMRAEHFMILRRKPIEGYDISFLITNIHVEQMYKHKIVDFVIHFMEEIDREISEMKLSMNARARICAEEFLKRF, encoded by the exons ATG TCTGGAACATTGAAACCTTATCTTATGGCAGTGAGACGTACTCTCACAGCTGCTATGTGTCTTGAGAATTTTTCTTCCCAAATAGTAGAAAAGCACAATAAGCCCGAAGTTGAAGTTAGAGCAAGCAAAGAACTTTTGTTAACACCTATTTTGATTAGCAGAAACGATAAGGAGAAAGTATTAATAGAATCAAGTATAAATAGTATGAGAATAAGTATTGCAGTTAAACAGGCGGACGATCTCGAAAAGATTCTATGTCATAATTTCACAAGATTCATGACTATGAGAGCAGAACATTTTATGATACTCAGGAGGAAACCTATAGag GGTTATGATATTAGTTTTCTCATCACAAACATTCACGTAGAACAAATGTATAAACATAAGATAGTAGATTTTGTGATTCATTTTATGGAGGAAATCGATAGAGAAATCAGTGAAATGAAACTATCTATGAATGCTAGAGCTCGTATATGCGCAGAAGAATTTTTGAAGAGG ttcTAA
- the LOC127067018 gene encoding transmembrane protein 45B-like: protein MYTMESCLPYVLTGSIFYGFGIKWCYEYAKFWISLRPKENESMTKGVRFWKKCKRVFTNHPIEGSLKLIATAIGLSGTLTSGLSDVGVVSHKVVHATMYLFFAFSGLVDVLNFYFPHNVSDGLVKMALAQSFFVEGFLFIWANVDESSAVNIILAGIVWTTSFAITLELVWPEIKLLRACTTLLHGGWISHMVRMYRVEPLLPARVALAFSWHVAAASAITLCIVCITRSCAPKLVIEEPPEIPIYDYCQEPDQRI, encoded by the coding sequence ATGTATACTATGGAAAGTTGTTTGCCCTATGTTCTGACCGGTAGTATTTTCTATGGATTTGGAATAAAGTGGTGCTACGAATATGCCAAATTTTGGATCTCATTAAGACCAAAAGAGAATGAATCGATGACGAAGGGTGttagattttggaaaaaatgtaaaagagtATTTACTAATCATCCGATAGAAGGTAGTCTTAAGTTAATAGCGACTGCCATAGGTTTGTCTGGCACTTTAACAAGCGGTTTATCCGATGTTGGAGTAGTATCTCATAAGGTCGTACACGCAACAATGTATCTCTTCTTTGCATTTTCTGGTTTGGTTGACgtcttaaatttttattttcctcatAATGTCAGTGATGGATTAGTTAAGATGGCTTTAGCACAAAGCTTTTTTgtagaaggatttcttttcatttggGCAAATGTCGACGAAAGTTCAGCCGTTAATATAATCTTAGCAGGTATCGTATGGACGACATCTTTTGCTATTACCTTAGAACTTGTGTGGCCAGAAATCAAACTTTTAAGGGCTTGTACGACTCTTTTACACGGTGGATGGATATCGCACATGGTTCGTATGTACCGCGTGGAACCTCTCTTACCAGCTAGAGTTGCTTTGGCATTCTCTTGGCACGTAGCAGCTGCATCTGCTATAACATTATGTATTGTTTGTATTACAAGAAGCTGTGCACCAAAGTTAGTAATAGAGGAACCACCTGAAATACCGATTTATGATTATTGCCAAGAACCGGATCAAAGAATATAA